In Streptomyces nodosus, one DNA window encodes the following:
- a CDS encoding YfbM family protein: protein MSMIGEYLRVTAAELDRAIQDPDWALDFAEEVQDAEEESEPAPTKARHFSTSKTWDMLGFLLTRADFPVDVIHGEEPFAEDEDWGYGPPRYLRSERVRLASRALRATTYDQLVSGVNPADLTKADVYPLAGAYPLGWDPKRT, encoded by the coding sequence ATGAGCATGATCGGTGAGTACCTGCGCGTTACGGCTGCTGAGCTCGACCGGGCGATTCAAGACCCTGACTGGGCGCTGGATTTCGCCGAAGAGGTCCAGGACGCCGAGGAGGAGTCAGAACCAGCGCCCACCAAAGCGCGTCATTTCAGCACGTCCAAGACCTGGGACATGCTGGGCTTCCTCTTGACGCGTGCCGACTTCCCGGTGGACGTCATCCATGGTGAGGAGCCGTTTGCCGAGGATGAGGACTGGGGTTACGGGCCGCCGAGGTACCTGCGCTCGGAGCGGGTGCGTCTTGCATCGCGGGCGCTGCGTGCCACCACTTATGACCAGCTCGTTAGCGGCGTGAATCCGGCCGACCTGACCAAGGCTGATGTGTATCCCCTGGCTGGGGCGTATCCCCTCGGATGGGATCCGAAGCGGACATGA
- a CDS encoding DUF2516 family protein produces the protein MTAFGGFLSLLYLAMLVLAVVALVMAALYRDDAYRAADKQNKGFWLIILGIAVAVNLLVPILFLQIAGLIATIVFFVDVRPAVRQISGGGFGRRHRGSSSDGPYGPYNGGR, from the coding sequence ATGACGGCTTTCGGCGGCTTTCTGTCGCTGCTCTACCTGGCGATGCTGGTGCTCGCCGTGGTGGCGTTGGTGATGGCCGCGCTGTACCGGGATGACGCGTACCGTGCCGCCGACAAACAGAACAAGGGCTTCTGGCTGATCATCCTGGGGATCGCGGTCGCGGTGAATCTGCTGGTGCCGATACTTTTCCTGCAGATCGCGGGACTGATCGCGACGATCGTCTTCTTCGTGGACGTACGCCCGGCGGTCAGGCAGATCTCGGGCGGTGGCTTCGGCCGACGCCACCGCGGAAGCAGCAGCGACGGCCCCTACGGTCCCTACAACGGCGGACGGTAG
- a CDS encoding class I SAM-dependent methyltransferase → MSTRAASRPVGTVTRGTTNPNRLRRMDRWIAAVHGSELRRTADPVAVDLGYGASPWTAVELLGRLRTAAPRTRVVGVEIEPSRVAAARPYTREGLVFRHGGFEVPVPVPGRPSLIRAANVLRQYEEHQVAAVWQRLCARLAPADPVSGSRGGLLVEGTCDEIGRRHVWVALGPEGPRTVTFATRLGSLDRPSDLAERLPKALIHRNVPGESVHAFLRDFDRAWAAAAPYASYGARQRWIRTVRRLTADWPVTDGPARWRQGEVTVAWGALAPRH, encoded by the coding sequence ATGTCAACCCGCGCCGCGTCCCGCCCCGTGGGTACGGTGACGCGCGGGACCACCAACCCGAACCGGCTGCGCCGGATGGACCGATGGATCGCCGCGGTCCACGGCTCGGAGCTCCGCCGCACGGCGGATCCCGTGGCCGTCGACCTCGGATACGGGGCCTCCCCCTGGACCGCGGTGGAGCTGCTGGGGCGGCTGCGCACCGCGGCACCCCGCACCCGTGTGGTGGGCGTCGAGATCGAGCCCTCCCGGGTCGCCGCCGCGCGTCCGTACACCCGCGAGGGCCTGGTCTTCCGGCACGGTGGCTTCGAGGTGCCGGTGCCGGTGCCGGGCCGGCCGTCCCTGATCCGTGCCGCGAACGTCCTGCGGCAGTACGAGGAGCACCAGGTCGCCGCCGTCTGGCAGCGGCTGTGCGCCCGGCTCGCGCCCGCCGACCCGGTGAGCGGCTCCCGCGGCGGACTGCTCGTCGAGGGCACCTGCGACGAGATCGGCCGCCGCCATGTATGGGTCGCCCTCGGCCCCGAGGGCCCGCGCACGGTCACCTTCGCCACCCGGCTGGGCTCCCTGGACCGCCCGTCCGACCTGGCCGAGCGGCTCCCGAAGGCGCTCATCCACCGCAATGTCCCCGGGGAGTCCGTGCACGCCTTTCTGCGGGACTTCGACCGTGCCTGGGCCGCCGCCGCACCCTATGCCTCCTACGGCGCGCGCCAGCGCTGGATACGCACGGTCCGCCGGCTGACGGCGGACTGGCCGGTGACCGACGGCCCCGCGCGCTGGCGCCAGGGAGAAGTCACCGTGGCCTGGGGGGCGTTGGCACCCCGGCACTGA
- a CDS encoding PP2C family protein-serine/threonine phosphatase yields the protein MPAPVPRQRAIPAVECAQAETESPPGTQAVPGSAARGKTPTDTLTLLVIEDDPTGSPIVPEMLDSAGRPIRLRTARNLTEAERLLTHDVHCILLDLALPAPGRSAVEDDELAVLRHVLEIAPRHAVLALTTSGDAERGAEAVRVGAQDYLFRDELDGRLLSRAVRYAVERKRSDRAERRLTESRLRAQENARLERGLLPNPLLDGSSLRFAARYRPGRSRALLGGDFYDTVRTPDGTVHAMIGDVCGHGPDEAALGVELRIAWRALTLAGLCGDELLATLQQVLEHERDSEEIFATLCTVDIEPDGRRAGLCLAGHPSPLIARPDRPAELLPYDANGPALGLLGHARWPRIQVELGPVWSLMLYTDGLIEGRVGNEGERLGQDGMVDLVRRRLAEGLTGEALLRATVREVRDLNGGELTDDVAVVLLDRAP from the coding sequence ATGCCCGCACCCGTACCGCGGCAGAGAGCGATCCCGGCCGTGGAGTGTGCTCAGGCTGAAACCGAGTCCCCGCCGGGGACACAGGCCGTACCGGGGTCGGCCGCCCGCGGCAAGACCCCGACCGACACGCTCACGCTGCTGGTGATCGAGGACGACCCGACCGGTTCACCGATCGTGCCCGAGATGCTCGACTCGGCCGGCCGTCCCATCCGGCTGCGCACCGCCCGGAATCTCACCGAGGCCGAGCGGCTGCTCACCCATGACGTCCACTGCATCCTGCTGGACCTCGCGCTGCCCGCCCCCGGCCGGTCCGCCGTGGAGGACGACGAGCTGGCCGTGTTGCGCCATGTGCTGGAGATCGCGCCCCGTCACGCGGTCCTCGCGCTCACCACGTCCGGTGACGCCGAGCGCGGCGCCGAGGCCGTACGCGTCGGCGCCCAGGACTACCTGTTCCGGGACGAACTGGACGGACGACTGCTGAGCCGCGCCGTGCGGTACGCGGTCGAACGGAAGCGGTCCGACCGGGCCGAGCGACGGCTGACCGAGTCCAGGCTGCGGGCGCAGGAGAACGCCCGGCTGGAGCGTGGTCTGCTGCCCAACCCGCTGCTGGACGGCTCCTCGCTGCGCTTCGCGGCCCGCTACCGCCCCGGCCGCTCCCGTGCGCTGCTCGGCGGCGACTTCTACGACACGGTCCGCACCCCGGACGGCACGGTGCACGCGATGATCGGCGACGTCTGCGGACACGGTCCGGACGAGGCGGCGCTCGGTGTGGAGCTGCGCATCGCCTGGCGCGCCCTGACGCTGGCGGGGCTGTGCGGCGACGAGCTGCTCGCCACCCTCCAGCAGGTCCTGGAGCACGAGCGAGACAGCGAGGAGATCTTCGCGACGCTGTGCACGGTGGACATCGAGCCGGACGGCCGCCGTGCCGGACTGTGCCTGGCCGGTCACCCCTCCCCGCTGATCGCCCGCCCGGACCGGCCCGCCGAGCTGCTGCCGTACGACGCCAACGGCCCGGCGCTGGGTCTGCTGGGGCACGCCCGCTGGCCGCGCATACAGGTCGAGCTGGGCCCCGTATGGAGCCTGATGCTCTACACCGACGGGCTGATCGAGGGCCGCGTCGGGAACGAGGGGGAGCGCCTCGGCCAGGACGGCATGGTGGATCTGGTCCGCCGCCGACTGGCGGAGGGACTCACCGGCGAGGCGCTGCTGCGCGCCACGGTCCGCGAGGTCCGCGACCTCAACGGCGGGGAGCTGACCGACGACGTGGCGGTCGTCCTGCTCGACCGCGCGCCCTGA
- a CDS encoding DUF6928 family protein codes for MGAKTGLLVYADGDVPGLLRRVGAADLDRTTTMMRRLYPGGEIEGCEGSNLWDGVYPPKGTVYAASWPGLDVIGDQRVMIDAPSQLPEHLVAASVGRRLVLHAMHSVVDWLAFAVWEDGCLVRSLSLSPDSGIIENIGEPLPFELPYWAGDRQADIVPWPGEEEEPYALPFHPLDLGEDALRALCGFIQEGRPEPDDVDADAIELYGFHVRDPHGPDPAEQEAELRRAMEAMVPPRFYALSPDGSLIERDGL; via the coding sequence TTGGGAGCCAAGACGGGACTGCTGGTGTACGCCGACGGCGACGTGCCGGGGTTGCTGCGACGAGTGGGGGCGGCGGATCTCGACCGGACGACCACCATGATGCGGCGGCTGTACCCGGGCGGGGAGATCGAGGGGTGCGAGGGCTCGAATCTCTGGGACGGTGTGTACCCGCCGAAGGGGACGGTGTACGCAGCCAGCTGGCCGGGCCTGGATGTCATAGGTGATCAGAGGGTGATGATCGACGCCCCTTCCCAGCTCCCGGAGCACCTCGTGGCGGCAAGCGTCGGCCGGCGGCTCGTCCTGCACGCGATGCACAGCGTCGTCGACTGGCTGGCGTTCGCCGTGTGGGAGGACGGGTGCCTCGTCCGCTCCCTGAGCCTGTCGCCGGACAGCGGCATCATCGAGAACATCGGCGAACCACTCCCCTTTGAACTGCCCTACTGGGCCGGGGACCGCCAGGCTGACATCGTTCCCTGGCCCGGCGAGGAGGAAGAGCCGTACGCACTGCCTTTTCACCCCTTGGACTTGGGCGAAGACGCGCTGCGTGCGCTCTGCGGCTTCATCCAGGAGGGTCGTCCCGAGCCCGATGACGTCGACGCGGACGCCATCGAGCTGTACGGATTCCACGTGCGTGACCCGCACGGGCCTGACCCTGCAGAACAGGAAGCGGAGCTACGCAGAGCCATGGAAGCCATGGTTCCGCCGCGCTTCTACGCACTGAGCCCTGACGGCTCGCTGATCGAGCGCGACGGCCTTTAG
- a CDS encoding DUF2000 domain-containing protein, protein MNDAPPIRFDTKIAVLLREDLETWQRLNVTAFLVSGLGPEIPEVIGEPYEDADQVPYLPMFRQPVLVFEGGKETLRSAHTRALSRSLPRSVFTSDLFGTGNDRDNRAAVRAVPTGELDLVGLAVYGPRNAVDKVVKGARLHP, encoded by the coding sequence ATGAACGACGCCCCACCGATCCGCTTCGACACCAAGATCGCCGTACTGCTGCGTGAGGACCTGGAGACCTGGCAGCGGCTGAATGTCACCGCCTTCCTGGTCAGCGGCCTCGGCCCGGAGATCCCGGAGGTGATCGGCGAGCCCTACGAGGACGCCGACCAGGTGCCGTACCTCCCGATGTTCCGCCAGCCGGTGCTGGTCTTCGAGGGCGGCAAGGAGACGCTGAGGTCCGCCCACACCCGGGCCCTGTCCCGTTCCCTGCCGCGCTCGGTCTTCACCTCGGACCTGTTCGGCACGGGCAACGACCGCGACAACCGGGCGGCCGTACGGGCAGTGCCGACGGGGGAGCTGGATCTGGTGGGGCTCGCGGTGTACGGGCCGAGGAACGCGGTGGACAAGGTCGTCAAGGGGGCCCGGCTGCATCCATGA
- a CDS encoding phosphoglyceromutase, protein MADAPYKLILLRHGESEWNAKNLFTGWVDVNLNEKGEKEAVRGGELLKDAGLLPDVVHTSVQKRAIRTAQLALEAADRHWIPVHRSWRLNERHYGALQGKDKAQTLQEFGEEQFMLWRRSYDTPPPPLDRDAEYSQFSDPRYAALPPELRPQTECLKDVVVRMLPYWFDSVVPDLLSGRTVLIAAHGNSLRALVKHLDGISDADIAGLNIPTGIPLSYELDADFKPVTPGGTYLDPDAAAAAIEAVKNQGKKK, encoded by the coding sequence ATGGCCGACGCACCGTACAAGCTGATCCTCCTCCGCCACGGCGAGAGCGAGTGGAACGCGAAGAACCTGTTCACCGGCTGGGTGGACGTCAACCTGAACGAGAAGGGCGAGAAGGAGGCGGTCCGCGGCGGTGAGCTGCTGAAGGACGCCGGCCTGCTGCCCGACGTGGTTCACACCTCCGTCCAGAAGCGCGCGATCCGCACCGCGCAGCTCGCGCTGGAGGCAGCCGACCGCCACTGGATCCCGGTCCACCGTTCCTGGCGCCTGAACGAGCGGCACTACGGGGCCCTGCAGGGCAAGGACAAGGCGCAGACGCTCCAGGAGTTCGGCGAGGAGCAGTTCATGCTGTGGCGCCGCTCCTATGACACCCCGCCGCCGCCGCTGGACCGCGACGCCGAGTACTCCCAGTTCTCCGACCCGCGCTACGCGGCCCTGCCGCCGGAGCTGCGCCCGCAGACGGAGTGCCTGAAGGACGTCGTCGTCCGGATGCTCCCCTACTGGTTCGACTCGGTCGTCCCCGACCTCCTGTCCGGCCGCACGGTCCTGATCGCCGCCCACGGCAACAGCCTGCGCGCCCTGGTCAAGCACCTCGACGGCATCTCGGACGCCGATATCGCGGGCCTGAACATCCCGACCGGCATCCCGCTCTCCTACGAACTCGACGCCGACTTCAAGCCGGTCACCCCGGGCGGCACGTACCTCGACCCGGACGCGGCGGCAGCCGCCATCGAGGCGGTCAAGAACCAGGGCAAGAAGAAGTAA
- a CDS encoding ribosomal protein L7/L12: MTVEYFTLVCDEVPHDLVLVHPGACPLDVAQVVRRLTGLSLWRSKVLVDQAPVVILDRVPEEIAESAVAALRDAGGRAEVRQRPEPHSPGPVA, translated from the coding sequence ATGACGGTCGAGTACTTCACGTTGGTCTGCGACGAGGTGCCCCACGACCTGGTGCTCGTCCACCCCGGTGCCTGTCCACTCGACGTAGCCCAGGTCGTACGTCGGCTGACCGGACTGAGCCTGTGGCGCAGCAAGGTCCTGGTGGATCAAGCCCCTGTTGTGATCCTCGATCGCGTTCCGGAGGAGATCGCCGAGAGTGCGGTCGCGGCCCTCCGCGATGCGGGAGGACGGGCAGAGGTGAGGCAGCGGCCGGAACCACACTCTCCCGGTCCTGTCGCCTGA
- a CDS encoding helix-turn-helix domain-containing protein, translating to MSAQREVSAWRPRIPGVVEVFHAHFTEYAYPMHVHEAWTLLIVDDGAVRYDLDRHEHGTPHDTVSLLPPHIPHNGAPATPHGFRKRVLYLDGTRLAEDLVGPAVDAPDLRDPVLRRRVGQLHHALTHPGDELEAESRLTLIGERLRAHLQPRLVRTGPRPDPALARSLRELLDERLTGGISLDEAAALVHAHPAHLVRTFSGAYGIAPHQYLMSRRVDRARRLLLAGLPPGEVASATGFYDQSHLTRHFRKLVGVPPGRYARTARK from the coding sequence ATGTCCGCCCAGCGTGAAGTCTCCGCCTGGCGCCCCCGGATCCCGGGTGTCGTGGAGGTCTTCCACGCCCACTTCACCGAGTACGCCTACCCGATGCACGTCCATGAGGCCTGGACCCTGCTCATCGTGGACGACGGCGCGGTGCGGTACGACCTCGACCGGCACGAGCACGGTACCCCGCACGACACGGTGTCCCTGCTGCCGCCGCACATCCCGCACAACGGCGCCCCGGCCACCCCGCACGGCTTCCGTAAACGCGTCCTGTATCTCGACGGTACCCGGCTGGCCGAGGACCTCGTCGGACCCGCCGTCGACGCACCCGATCTGCGCGATCCGGTGCTGCGGCGGCGCGTCGGGCAGTTGCACCACGCACTCACGCACCCCGGGGACGAGCTGGAGGCCGAGAGCAGGCTGACGCTCATCGGCGAACGGCTGCGCGCCCATCTCCAGCCGCGACTGGTCCGTACCGGTCCGCGCCCCGACCCGGCGCTCGCCCGCAGTCTGCGGGAACTGCTCGACGAACGGCTGACGGGAGGCATCTCACTGGACGAGGCGGCGGCGCTGGTCCACGCCCATCCGGCCCATCTGGTACGGACGTTCAGCGGGGCCTACGGCATCGCGCCGCACCAGTATCTGATGTCCCGCCGCGTCGACCGCGCCCGTCGGCTGCTGCTCGCCGGGCTCCCGCCGGGCGAGGTGGCCTCGGCGACCGGCTTCTACGACCAGTCCCATCTCACCCGGCACTTCAGAAAACTGGTGGGGGTGCCCCCGGGGCGGTACGCGCGAACGGCGCGGAAGTGA
- a CDS encoding type III secretion system chaperone family protein produces MSDEQRSAGRVIEGVLEDAELEWESPQPGSYVVKLPGTRKLSTTLSLIVGRHSLSLNAFVIRHPDENEPAVHRWLLERNLKLYGVGYAVDPLGDIYLTGRLSLAAVTADEVDRLLGSVLEAADGGFNTLLELGFATAIRKEYAWRVSRGESTRNLEAFRHLTERPGS; encoded by the coding sequence ATGTCTGACGAACAGCGGTCGGCGGGGCGGGTCATCGAAGGGGTCCTCGAGGACGCCGAGCTGGAGTGGGAGAGCCCGCAGCCCGGTTCGTACGTCGTGAAGCTCCCCGGGACGCGCAAGCTGTCGACGACCCTCTCGCTGATCGTCGGCAGGCACTCGCTCTCCCTCAACGCCTTTGTGATCCGGCACCCCGACGAGAACGAGCCCGCGGTGCACCGCTGGCTGCTGGAGCGCAACCTCAAGCTGTACGGGGTGGGTTACGCCGTCGATCCGCTGGGCGACATCTATCTGACCGGCAGGCTGTCGCTGGCCGCGGTCACCGCGGACGAGGTGGACCGGCTGCTCGGCTCGGTCCTGGAGGCGGCGGACGGCGGCTTCAACACCCTTCTGGAACTGGGGTTCGCGACCGCGATCCGCAAGGAGTACGCCTGGCGGGTGTCACGTGGCGAGTCGACCCGCAATCTGGAGGCGTTCCGTCATCTGACCGAACGCCCCGGAAGCTGA
- a CDS encoding C40 family peptidase — protein sequence MGTGKRVLGTAAVALVCAVTVLGTPGAALADPGRPAPAPTPSRGTAASGDPAMRPDEDLEAVRAQLDTLYHDAAVATDAYNAAQEKTEKQSAQIVRLAQEIVEGREKLAELKDRAGAAARAQYRGEALPPEVRLWLSDNPQEFLDDVGTVRQGQRATEGLLAEMTRTQQDLEQYAHDASDRWTELEANRKAKAEAKKKIEKQIAAAKKLESRLKKQERERLRQLERAAARRAQTAWLGTGILEEIRGKASSQGAKAVTFATDQIGKPYVWGAVGPASYDCSGLTSKAWAAAGRGIPRTSQEQWRQLRHVDVKDMRPGDLIIYFHDASHVAMYIGDGAIVHAPRPGRTVTIAGAGSMPILGVVRPDA from the coding sequence ATGGGAACGGGAAAACGGGTCCTGGGCACGGCGGCCGTCGCTCTGGTCTGTGCGGTCACCGTGCTGGGCACACCGGGTGCGGCGCTCGCCGACCCGGGACGGCCGGCCCCGGCGCCCACACCCTCCCGGGGGACAGCCGCCTCCGGGGATCCGGCCATGAGGCCGGACGAGGACCTCGAGGCCGTCCGCGCACAGTTGGACACGCTGTATCACGACGCCGCGGTCGCCACCGACGCGTACAACGCCGCCCAGGAGAAGACCGAGAAGCAGTCGGCGCAGATCGTCCGGCTGGCCCAGGAGATCGTCGAGGGCCGGGAGAAACTGGCCGAGTTGAAGGACCGTGCGGGCGCCGCGGCCCGCGCCCAGTACCGCGGCGAGGCACTGCCGCCGGAGGTCCGACTCTGGCTCAGCGACAACCCGCAGGAGTTCCTCGACGATGTGGGCACCGTGCGCCAGGGGCAGCGTGCCACCGAGGGACTGCTCGCCGAGATGACGCGCACCCAGCAGGACTTGGAGCAGTACGCGCACGACGCCTCCGACCGCTGGACCGAACTCGAGGCCAACCGCAAGGCCAAGGCCGAGGCCAAGAAGAAGATCGAGAAGCAGATCGCCGCCGCGAAGAAGCTCGAGTCGCGGCTGAAGAAGCAGGAGCGGGAGCGGCTGCGGCAGTTGGAGCGGGCGGCCGCCCGCCGGGCACAGACGGCCTGGCTCGGCACCGGGATACTCGAGGAGATCCGCGGAAAGGCCTCCTCGCAGGGCGCGAAGGCCGTAACCTTCGCGACCGACCAGATCGGCAAACCGTATGTATGGGGCGCCGTCGGCCCCGCCTCGTACGACTGCTCGGGGCTGACCTCCAAGGCGTGGGCCGCGGCCGGCCGGGGCATTCCGCGCACCTCGCAGGAGCAGTGGCGACAGCTCAGACATGTCGACGTCAAGGACATGCGCCCCGGCGACCTGATCATCTACTTCCACGACGCCAGCCATGTGGCGATGTACATCGGCGACGGAGCGATCGTCCACGCCCCGCGTCCGGGACGCACGGTGACGATCGCGGGCGCGGGCTCGATGCCGATCCTGGGGGTCGTACGCCCCGACGCATGA
- the mshA gene encoding D-inositol-3-phosphate glycosyltransferase — MSQYVSRLGRRSTAAPPRLRLPHRRPRRVAMLSVHTSPLHQPGTGDAGGMNVYIVELAQRLAAINIEVEIFTRATTAALPPVVELTPGVLVRHVDAGPYEGLAKEDLPAQLCAFTHGVMQAWAGHRPGYYDLVHSHYWLSGHVGWLAAQRWGAPLVHAMHTMAKVKNASLAEGDTPEPAARVIGETQIVSAADRLIANTEDEAGELVRHYAAAPGKVAVVHPGVNLERFRPADGRAAARSRLGLPQDALIPLFAGRIQPLKAPDVLLRAVAVLLDERPELRSRIVVPVVGGPSGSGLTKPEGLQKLAARLGIADVVRFRPPVEQERLADWFRAASVLVMPSYNESFGLVAIEAQAAGTPVLAAAVGGLPVAVRDGRTGFLVQGHEPAAYARVLREFADRPELSTRMGAAAARHAQSFGWDTAASATAGVYTAAVQAHRRRARTYHG, encoded by the coding sequence GTGAGCCAGTACGTCAGCAGGCTCGGGCGTCGTTCCACAGCGGCTCCCCCGCGGCTGCGGCTGCCGCACCGCAGGCCGCGGCGCGTCGCCATGCTCTCCGTGCACACCTCGCCGCTCCACCAGCCCGGCACGGGCGACGCCGGCGGTATGAACGTCTACATCGTGGAGCTGGCCCAGCGTCTCGCCGCGATCAACATCGAGGTCGAGATCTTCACCCGGGCCACCACGGCCGCCCTCCCGCCCGTGGTGGAACTCACCCCCGGCGTGCTCGTCCGGCATGTCGACGCCGGACCCTACGAGGGGCTCGCCAAGGAGGACCTCCCCGCCCAGCTCTGCGCCTTCACCCACGGTGTGATGCAGGCCTGGGCCGGACACCGCCCCGGTTACTACGACCTGGTGCACTCCCACTACTGGCTCTCCGGCCATGTCGGCTGGCTCGCCGCCCAGCGCTGGGGCGCCCCCCTGGTGCACGCCATGCACACCATGGCCAAGGTCAAGAACGCGTCGCTCGCCGAGGGCGACACCCCCGAGCCCGCCGCCCGGGTGATCGGCGAGACTCAGATCGTCTCCGCGGCCGACCGGCTCATCGCCAACACCGAGGACGAGGCCGGAGAGCTCGTCCGGCACTACGCCGCCGCCCCGGGCAAGGTGGCCGTCGTGCACCCGGGCGTCAACCTGGAGCGCTTCCGGCCCGCCGACGGCCGGGCCGCCGCCCGCTCCAGGCTCGGGCTGCCGCAGGACGCGCTGATCCCCCTCTTCGCGGGCCGCATCCAGCCCCTCAAGGCGCCCGATGTACTGCTGCGCGCCGTCGCCGTCCTCCTCGACGAACGTCCCGAACTGCGCTCCCGCATCGTGGTGCCCGTGGTGGGCGGCCCCAGCGGCAGCGGCCTCACCAAGCCCGAGGGCCTGCAGAAGCTGGCGGCCCGGCTGGGCATAGCGGATGTGGTGCGCTTCCGCCCGCCCGTGGAACAGGAACGGCTCGCGGACTGGTTCCGCGCCGCCTCCGTGCTGGTCATGCCGTCGTACAACGAGTCCTTCGGGCTGGTGGCCATCGAGGCCCAGGCGGCCGGTACCCCGGTGCTCGCGGCCGCGGTCGGCGGGCTGCCCGTCGCCGTGCGGGACGGACGGACCGGCTTTCTGGTCCAGGGACACGAACCGGCCGCCTACGCCCGCGTGCTGCGCGAGTTCGCCGACCGTCCGGAACTGAGCACCCGCATGGGCGCGGCCGCCGCCCGTCACGCCCAGTCGTTCGGCTGGGACACGGCGGCCTCGGCCACGGCCGGGGTGTACACGGCGGCCGTACAGGCGCACCGGCGCCGGGCGCGGACATATCACGGCTGA
- a CDS encoding MDR family MFS transporter codes for MPVAALRRAVRESVSGLPREFWWLWTSTLVNRLGAFVATFMALYLTLGRGYSASYAGLVASLHGLGGVISSLVAGVMTDRLGRRPTLLIAQSSTAVSVALLGFMHDPVAIAAVAFLVGMASNASRPAVQAMMADIVRPEDRVRAFSLNYWAINLGFAVSAMGAGFIAKYSYLAGFLIEAAMTMACAIVVFVKLPESRPTRISKGSAEEVGLGTVLRDGRFMSVVGLSFLVAVIFQQGSVGLPVAMGRAGFTPADYGLAVAVNGFLIVALQLPVTRFIERRDPRQLLIVSSLLAGYGFGLTAFAGSVAVFALTVCVWTMAEIVNAPVQTGLVVRLSPTHGRGRYQGMYTLSWAVAALIAPLMSGLVIDRFGAKWLWGMCAVVGMVAAAGYALLMRRLPAQEKAGETARETTEVTAAKTDAATAEAGAEAAVNRV; via the coding sequence ATGCCCGTCGCCGCCCTCAGGCGTGCCGTCCGCGAGTCCGTCTCCGGGCTTCCCCGCGAGTTCTGGTGGCTGTGGACCAGCACGCTCGTCAACCGGCTGGGTGCCTTCGTCGCCACCTTCATGGCGCTCTATCTGACCCTCGGACGCGGCTACTCCGCCTCGTACGCCGGTCTCGTCGCATCCCTGCACGGCCTGGGCGGTGTCATCTCCTCCCTCGTCGCGGGCGTGATGACCGACCGGCTCGGGCGGCGGCCGACCCTGCTGATCGCCCAGTCGTCCACGGCCGTCTCCGTCGCCCTGCTCGGATTCATGCACGACCCGGTGGCCATCGCCGCCGTCGCCTTCCTGGTCGGGATGGCGAGCAACGCCTCCCGCCCCGCGGTGCAGGCGATGATGGCCGACATCGTCCGGCCCGAGGACCGGGTGCGGGCCTTCTCCCTCAACTACTGGGCGATCAACCTGGGTTTCGCCGTCTCCGCCATGGGTGCCGGCTTCATCGCCAAGTACAGCTATCTCGCCGGGTTCCTGATCGAGGCGGCGATGACGATGGCCTGCGCGATCGTCGTCTTTGTGAAGCTGCCCGAGTCACGGCCCACCCGGATCAGCAAGGGGTCGGCCGAGGAGGTCGGGCTCGGCACCGTGCTGCGCGACGGCCGCTTCATGAGCGTGGTCGGGCTGTCCTTCCTGGTCGCCGTCATCTTCCAGCAGGGGTCCGTGGGCCTGCCGGTGGCGATGGGCAGGGCCGGTTTCACCCCCGCCGACTACGGCCTGGCGGTCGCCGTCAACGGTTTTCTGATCGTGGCGCTGCAGCTGCCGGTCACCCGGTTCATCGAGCGTCGTGACCCGCGTCAGCTGCTGATCGTCTCGTCGCTGCTCGCGGGCTACGGCTTCGGACTGACCGCCTTCGCGGGCTCGGTCGCCGTCTTCGCTCTCACGGTCTGTGTGTGGACCATGGCGGAGATCGTCAACGCGCCCGTCCAGACCGGTCTCGTGGTCCGCCTCTCCCCCACCCATGGGCGCGGCCGCTACCAGGGCATGTACACCCTGTCCTGGGCGGTGGCGGCCCTGATCGCCCCGCTGATGTCCGGCCTGGTCATCGACCGGTTCGGCGCGAAGTGGCTGTGGGGGATGTGCGCGGTGGTGGGCATGGTCGCCGCGGCCGGGTACGCACTCCTGATGCGCCGCCTCCCGGCACAGGAGAAGGCCGGGGAGACGGCCAGGGAGACAACCGAGGTGACGGCGGCGAAGACGGATGCGGCGACGGCGGAGGCCGGGGCCGAGGCGGCGGTCAACAGGGTCTGA